The genomic DNA GTACAGAGGAAAAACTAAATGTCTCATAGTCAACTTATGGGtctaaaaatgtcagaaaaagatTCCTACGTGTATTATATGAATTTCATTTCCAGTTGAAGCTCACACCACTGCATGTATtataaaaatacttcaaaataGAGAGGATTTGAATGTCAATACGTACATAGCCTATGTTTTGGTATTTACCAAAAGTGTTGTTAAGTCACAGTTTCATACACATTGTGTTTTCAAAAGgtgaaataatatataattcaGATCCGGATTATTAACAGTTTGTGTAAGGGCGACAGGAATGCGTCCATCTGACCTGgtgtgtctgtacatgtgtggactgacaacaaagtggggaaagaaatgttttaatgcaCAGCACATATGGACAACTTTTACCAAATGTTTACATGTGATGCAGCCACTTCATGTGGCTTGAATTCCTTGATATCTTTTCACCTGTAACCTCTGATGTGTCTgtattctatttatttcattatacgCTTTGTATGTCAAATGAACCCTGGGCGAGTATTGGCTTCATCTGCAGAAATGGGTTTGAAAAACCAGAAAACAGGGGCTGAACTTATGAAATGTATTACATGATCCACAGTAGCTCAACGTTGGTCTGGTTTCCACGGTGCCTTCTGTTAAAATTAGAGTACATTTAACGTGTGAATGCatattttttcctctgtctcagcCTTCCATCATCACAAATCGCCCTCCACAGTGTGTAAATGTTGAAACACCGGCttggtgtttcagtgtgtttggtcTAAATGGAGCTTTGCCAAAATGCTGACGCACAGTAGGCCAGCGCAGAGCAGTGAGGGTCGAGGGATGTGTGGCAGTAAAGTAGGAAAACGTTCAGTCAACTCTAACTCCCTCTTATTTTTGTGAATGCCAGATTTTCACGTCTCAGCGGTGAAACTGCCCACATCCTTCTGCAGGATTTTGACAGTCATGGTGGACAGTGAGACCCACACTGAGGATCCCATCAGGCCTCTTGTCCTGTCTGCTGGTAACACAAGCACCATGtgtcactgcagcaacagcagaatCAATGTAGTCCAATGTGAGCAGAATGACTGACAGGCACACTGAATAATCTAttgaaggcttttttttttattgattttcatttgttttaatttcacccTCACGCACCATTCGAAAAACTGCATCTACACAATCcgatatttcatttcactttttacatGCTTGAAAACGAGGCCATCAGGCTGCTAAGTGCTGCTGGAAAGATGGAGCTGCCGCTGGTGTCGCGCCGCTTCTTAATGTCCTGTCTTTGGAGAAGTCATTTTACGTGCATAATGAACCGAAAAGTGTGCCTGAAAGCACAAATAAGAGGTTCAATTGCACTGCTCTGCAAGACACGCTCATGTATGTACATTATGCTTCAtattcagagggagaaaagcagTGCAGCCACTTCTGTTGTGGCCAGTTTGTTCTGAAGAAGGGACACCCAGCTGAGACACTACTGCTAAAAGTACTCTGTCTGAAGCAGCCTGTGGGGAAGGTATTTTCTTAGAATAAAAGGAGAGCACAAACAGTAGCTGTATACATGAGAAGCAGCTAAGATTTTGAAGATTTTGTCCTCCTTGTGGAGAGGAGGGCAACCTGAAGCCGTTTGCCTCCTCTGGATGTTTCactgaggggggaaaaaaaaaaaattaaactttatGGGTGGGGCTTtgtgagaggaaagagagggaatggagagggaaaacagagtgatgtgtgtgcagtgaatTCAAAGCTGGGTGGGTCTACAGTGTTTCACATTCCCAAAAAACTCCCGGGCCGCGCGTTGAAGCACTTGGAGGTAACGTTTATCCACgttgtttacatttttgtgaaGTTATTTCTTGTGGCTGTGAGACACTCGTGCGCATTAGCGGCGTTAtcttgttgttgctgtgcagaGTTAAAGGAAAGTTAACTAAAGCTTTGAACagattttcagcagcagcagcagcactctgagGAATAGGACGGATGTGACTGTGAGcgcaaaaaaaaactattaaaaggACCCGCGGCTCCAAACTGTGCAGATAAACATGGAGCTGATCAGTCACCAGTGTTTATCTTGGGGAATATCAGTTAgaggtgtgtttgctgttgtttttatgtcGTCGTACTCTCGCGCCCTTTTCAAAGCTGTTGACCACCGCGCAGGGCCTGTGTGGAGCGGAGCAGCACCCATTTGGGAAGGCTCTCACACCGTCCAAACAAATGCGCCTTTCTTGTCGACGGAAACAGTCCAAAGCCACGAAAGATGAGCCGCTGCGCAAACGCACACGTTTTTATGGGCGCTACTGATTGATGGTAATTCATTTGAGGCTTAGAAATACGTTTTCCAAGaagttttggttttagttttacTGTGGTTATCTGGGCAGAGAGGTGAAGTGGTGTGACAGCAGATGTGCGTAATCCAacaatgtgtctgtctgagagaCTTCTGGGGCGAGTTTGGGCTTGCATGCAACGgctctcctgcttttttttttttctcctttctgtttgagacaatatttatttgagacagctgtgtgtgtgtgtgtgtgtgtgtgtgtgtgtgtgtgtgtgtgtgtgtgtgtgtgaattgatGCTTCCTCATGTACAAGCCTGGGTTACAtaagtggaaaataaataacGGTGTGCATCCTTCCGTCTTTCCCTTGTTATCAGTTTTCAGAAGGCCAAGATGTTGATGCTGGCTGGAATCGTAGTTGTGcacatcaccaccatcatcctgCTTCTGGTGGCCACCATTGATAATGTAAGTGgatattgttttcttttgttttctcatttaacACACAGCTGACATTGGCAACCGAAGactctaaaatgtttttcttagaCTAAACTTCACGCAACACTGTAGATGTCACAAGATATGGTTTTGGttgtttgcccccccccccccccccccccctctgtgttGCTAATGTTGTCTGTCAACGCTGCCACATGAATCCATGTGGGGGACAAGTTTTAAACATTTGTCGACACATTCAAAATGCAAAACCTTCCCCAAATGTTTCTGTCCGTGTAATGCAGCCACTGTATGGCTGCATTACATGGTTTTCTTGATGTCTTGTGTTTATTCTTATCTTTGTCTGTGTCCTCAGGCCTGGTGGATCACTGACACAGTCTCTACTGACTTGTGGGGCAGGTGGGAGTTGACTAACAAAGTCTGGCATTACACCAACTTGAAAAACTACCCAGAGGGTAAACTATAtgaatttaatgtattttaatgtatgTAATTTTGTCACTGTAGTAATCATATGTAGACTTGATCTGACTAGAGGTTGTTAAGATGTAGAAACAGAGAGGATACTGGCCAGGGGATTCAATCGATtgatcaatctttatttatagatatagccagttcataacagtgttatctcaagacacttttcataaagagcaggtctaaaccaaactctttaattaagagagagacccaacaatgcaggaattaaaaattaaggattcaagaatccccacatgagcaagcatcacatattatattaggcaacagtggcaggaaaaactcccttGGTCAGAAACTGTAGAGGTTATATATTGAGAAACTGCAATATGCAATATGTTCACAAGTGTGATTAATTAATCTGTGATAATTTATTACTGTTTATAGCACTATTAGATCAGTTTTAATGTAGATTGTAGTTCCTCAGGCTGAACATTGCCTTGTATCTGTGTTGTTGCTGTCGACCTCGCTctgacagtgtgtctgtttggtcGTCCTGCAGAATATCTCCAGACGGTTCAGGCCACGTCGGTGCTGGCCTGCGTTTTTTCCATTCTggccttgtttgtgtttgtagctCAGCTGTTCACCCTGCCCAAAGGCCAGAGGTTCACCTTCACTGGCATTTTACAGCTAATCGCCTGTAAGTAACCTGGTAACCTGCTCATGTACACATTCATTTTCTCCCAGAGGAGTTGATGAGGGAAACAAATAAGTTGAGGTGTGTCTGATTGAAAATTACTGCAGTGGAGTATAACTGTCAGTGTCCTCAAACTTCAGTCTCTGTGTCTTAAATGGCACACTGAGAGCACATTTCtcctgtaaatgttttttttggtcgTATTTGTTTGTTGAAACAGTATTTTGGAGAAGGAGTAATCAACGTTTAAATGTGGCTAAAACTAAAGTAATATCTTTTGAGGTGAGAGGTTGTTTGTGAAACACGTGAAGAGGAGAGATTGTTCAAAAACATGAAGTCATGAAAATGTGACGCATGCTCATCGTACTTTCTTAGAGCCCGAGGTGACACTTTGAAATTGCATATTTTGTCCAACCATCAGTCAAACTCCCAAAAACTATTCAGGATCCATCACAGAAggctaaaaagaaaaataatattcacATAATTCACATTTCTGAAGTTGGGACAAGAGAAAATTTGactttttgataaaaaaaaatttttgaaaCTACCAATTGATCATCAAAATTGTTTCAGATCACTTTGTATGTAATCCATTAGTCCACTGTGTGTTGCAGGTCTAGTCCTAATCATCGGTTGGCAACATGGGACTAAAACTGTGATTATGATCAAGGCTGTAAATCTATCAATAAGATACAGTATTCACCTTAATATTCAGCAAAGTGGCGTCACATACATACCACTGAATTAGGTGTTTAATTAGTAGTCTacataattttatatttaaaaaaatacttattCATGTAGACAGTAGAAATGTGAACTAAAATATCTCTTATCCCAGAATACAATTAAATAAAGAGAGTCAATAATGGATTATATTTGGCACTGGTAGAGAAAGAACCAGTAATGGGATTTTAACATGTATTGTCATGAGTTTATATAATTGGAAATTAGCAAGGTGAAACTGTCACGTTCCTCATTTTATTGTGATTGCAGTAGAACCGGCCTTGtctcataataataattttaaaatatgacTTCTTAATTGCCTTGTCTGGGTGTATGTGACAATATTCCCCTTTCCTGTCCTGCAGGCCTGTGTGTAATGATAGCAGCCTCAATCTACACGGCTGAGCTTCACACCAACGTCACAGAGGGAGGGTACGGACACTCCTATGTCCTGGCCTGGATCTCTTTTGTCCTCACCTTCCTCTTAGCAATCACCTACCTCGTCCTACGAAAGAAGagtgagtgagaggagaggaggaatgaggGCAGGCCTGGGATCATATTCTCAGTTTGAATTGGGGAAATTAAAGAATGAGATTTGGATCAAAattttgaagaagaaaaaaaaactttctaaCAGCTGATCGACATCCACAGCTTGGGAAAATTGGGAGAATAATAATCCATTTGCTAAGAAGAGCcatttgttttgaatattttaaattgaatgGGACTTGTGCGTACATGAAGGGCTGAACTTGACTATTTTTCCTCATAAATTTATATTTGAttaaagagaggagagggcaggGCAGTGTACAGAATGATGGCAGGAGGGCTCAACACCCAAAACTGCGTATTTCAAAGTGATATAACCAAAAATTACTAAGTCacttatttgtgttgttttaatggGCAATTACAAAAAGATTTGGAGAACTCCGTCCATTCTCATCTGTACTGTAAAAGAATAGTAAAACGTTTTGAGAAATATGCTTACATAGAGCTGTAGGAGAGGACCGATACCACCCTTATATCTGTGCATTAAATATGACAAATACTGACAACAGCTAGTCTGGTTCTGTCcagaggtaacaaaatccacataCCAGCAACTCTGAGTGTAATTAACGTTTTATTTAGGGTCCAAAACTGTAAAAGTGCccatttgtggttttacaaGCGTGCTCAGAGCTTGTACAGTTTAAACAAAATTGATGAGTTTTACAGGTGCTGTTTGTTGGGTTTTGTTACCTTTTTAGCAGCACCAGGCTTACTGTTTagcaattttcattttttatgctaagctaagctaagagcCTGCTGAAggtagcttcatgtttactgtacagaaatggtatcaatcttctcatctgactctgaAGAAATAaccatttcccaaaatgtcaaatttttcTTCTAAGAATCTAACAATGTTGACCATTcggaagaagaaaaatatgcaaaagcCCTTTTGAGATGTTGTAGTTGGAAATACTTTAGAGATTTAAGTACTTCTCATCCTGTATAATCATGTTGTGAGGCTGACAGTTACtactgcaggtttccagaggCGCAGAGtgaaaatatactgtatctgtGAAGGTACGGCACATTGGCAAAACTGCAACATTCCTGTTGCAGCACTTGAACAATCAGGAAAGACAAGTCTTAATTTACAGTACAAGTAGTTTTAATCATGTATCAGCATTTTACAACTGAAGTATAATGTATCCTTTTTTAATCTATGTACATTTTAAccattatatttttgtaacattttgtattgagtgctttttttcccccccatcatgtttgtttttctgtctgtagttGGCTGCTATCATAAGAAAAGTACATGCAATTTGTACAAGTGAACATAAAGTGTACCAGGGATGGAGGACAATGGTGTTTCATTTCACCGTAACTATGCAATAGAAGGTTTTGTTTGGAATTTAAGCCAtatcatttattaataaaacaaattatatcACAAAGGCGTCATGTTTCCTGTTTATATTCAGTCTCAAGTTAGCATCCTGACAAGAATCTTCACATAAGGATAAATAAGGGACAACATACAGCACTAGAAAATGCTATTGGGCCATGTCTCTGATTTCTAAATCTGTAACTTTTGAGGGCAAAgttttgtattttgtgcatTGCTGAGTGCAAGTTACAACATTGAGGTTTTGAAAACAACACTTCTTCAGGCCTTACAACAGACCCAGTCAGAAACAGGAATGTTCCATTATATAAAGCATCGTTCCCAGAGGAAGTGAGTAAAAACTGGACTGTACTAGATGCCTTGGCCAGACGGCGTGATGCGCTCCTGAACCACCAGGTGGAGAAGGTGGTTCTGCTCAGCAGTCAGAAGCGGCctgaggaggggaaaaaaccAAGCAAAAGAAGACATAATCAATATGGAAAATTAGGTTTGAGAAGCAATAAAATGCTGCTCAATCCACATGATGgaaattaacatttttgaaTGCTCACCATAGCTCAGTCTGAAGAGACTTGAGGGACTCTGTGTCTTTCTCCTGACACGCCatctgcaaaacacattttctgttataCACTGCGCAAAGAAAACCACtactgcagattcaggtgacCTTCACAAGTTCTCAGCCTTGTCAGTATTTCAACATAACTTTTCCAATATCATGGATAGAGCCTGTCTGTCCAGAAGAAGTTACAGAATTATTCAATATTCAATTCAAAGGTTTACTGTTTACCTTCAATTTCACTTTGTTATTTATCCgctttttgtttacattctgtatttattttttatttgtttagcaCTATTTCCCTGCATTTCACTTAGACACTTTACACACTTagagacactttacactttcacactttgtactttgtatttaacttttgtattgttgtgtcAACTTTGTGCTGTACtctggcaaagtaatttccttcgggatcaataaagttgatcttatcttatcttatttaaaTTGAGGTTATTTAAGTTGTGAACAAACATGAGTCAAACACTATGAATAGTGATTGCCTCTCTttcaaaaacacagataaaagcTTACAAACACTGACACCATGGCCAATGCTacaaagaggggaaaaaaagtcattcCACTGGCAAAGGGAGACAAATTCCGGCACATTAATCACCGTCATGTGAAGGCCACGAAGACCATCATTTTTCCTGTATGAGGCAGGAAGTATCAGGATATCCTGTGAACTGCACAAGTATGTAGATGATGAAACTCACCACTACTGACTGCAGGAGCAGGAAAACATTCTCAGGCAGGAAGGTCACTGAAAAAGAGGACAATATCCATGTTTACACCACCACAAATAAATGTCACTCATAGGATTCATGATAGAGTCAGCGTTCCCAGTGAAAGGAGAACATACATAATTCACAGGTTTTTGCTCTAATAATAGTTCAATACTGTGGTGCAGGTACCTTGGCTGTGAGAGTCAAAAGACTCCCATGCATATCTCTCCAGGGTCTGGCCATGTTCTGGAAGCAACTTCTGAGGTGGAGGCTGCACAGTAAAACAAGGTTTGACCATTAAAGTGCTGCTGCAACAGTGAGTAATGTGCAGACGTGggataaataatcaataatgtgaCACAAAATCATGCCTTTGGCAGCAGTAATGGAATATCTTCTATTGCATTGCTGATGTGGAAGTGGTTCCTTCTATCATTGCTTAAATCGAACAGTTCTGCTTTCTGACGGTTCACCTTTTGACCATTTATGGCTGTCTGACATTGAAGTATTGGTAGCTGGTCATGTTGCTGTGTAACAGTGGTTAAAATGCTTTGCATGGTGTTCAGGTCTATGCAGTGTTTTATTACAACTACCTATGAATAAATGGTTCTTAAAATATCttgtgtttatatataaaatcaaTGTGTTACCTCAAGCAACATCAGCAGTAGTACTCTGGAGATCTCACATTTTGCCACAATGTCCAGAAATGCTCCTTTTTtccaggaggaagaagatggagaagagAAATTAAGACAGTTGACCGTTTTCTAGTCAGGGTAAccaaatgaaatgcaataatGATACtaaagcagaaaaagagacactGCCTAAAAGTAGTGATCCTGATTAGTTTCAGCATCCAGCTTTTGATGTCGACATTAAATTGTTCAAATCcctacatttgtgtttttcatcacCGGGGATCCATTCACACATGAGGTTATTTTAAGCAGGTAGAATTTGCAGATGAATGAAAAGCCTCACCAACAGGGGTGCTGGTGCCTGGTAGCTGCAGTCCTCTCTCCTGGCACATCAGCTGCATCTCTGTAAACACTGATAAAGCGCCGTCATAGTCACCTGCAAAAAACATGAGAGGCATGTAAGATTAAACTGTAGAGAGTCAAGTGAAAtcatacacacataaaacagatgGAAATGGACAGACTGAACTCACGGGTGAGAATTTTACATGTGGCCATTTCTCCCATTGAGAGCAGAGCTTCAAttggtgtctgtgtctgcaaCTCTGCAGCCCTCTGGTAATGAACAATAGCCTCTCCTGGTCTGTTCATCTCCTATTGAAACCACAGGAGCAGCCGAGATTAACATGTCATTGAATTACAGtatatcaacttaaaaaaaaatcaagtatcAAGATACTTCATCTGGTATGACAGCTTCAAGCTCTGATCCAAAGTTTTACCTTGAGCGCGTTGCCAAGTTCTAGACACAGGCTGGCTGCCATTACCGGCTGGTTCATCTCAATATACACCTGCAAGCCATTTGTACATGAGCATCATCGTCTCTTTAGAAACATGGAAACAATTCAGGAATGTATCCCATAATCTACTCTGCAAACCCTTAAACTGTTGTCTACAGCATATAAATCCCACAAAATTCACATTAAATATTCCACTATGCTCACTTCCCAGATATTTTCAGGCCACAAATTTTGCTTCAAGCATAAAAAATGTCATATAATATCATATTGTACCTTGATGGCAAAACTGTAGCAGTTGAGTGCAGCCTGCAGGTGTTCATCAAAGCCCGGGGCCTGTAATGCCCTGTTCTCCTTCTCAGATGAGAGAAAG from Pempheris klunzingeri isolate RE-2024b chromosome 3, fPemKlu1.hap1, whole genome shotgun sequence includes the following:
- the emp1 gene encoding epithelial membrane protein 1, which produces MLMLAGIVVVHITTIILLLVATIDNAWWITDTVSTDLWGRWELTNKVWHYTNLKNYPEEYLQTVQATSVLACVFSILALFVFVAQLFTLPKGQRFTFTGILQLIACLCVMIAASIYTAELHTNVTEGGYGHSYVLAWISFVLTFLLAITYLVLRKKSE
- the f8a gene encoding 40-kDa huntingtin-associated protein codes for the protein MAAEGDFLARYRAVSNKLKKRFLRKPNVAEASEQFGQLAKELRQQDCLQYAAFCNLAMARCEQTLFNAPGEALALTDAARLFLSSEKENRALQAPGFDEHLQAALNCYSFAIKVYIEMNQPVMAASLCLELGNALKEMNRPGEAIVHYQRAAELQTQTPIEALLSMGEMATCKILTRDYDGALSVFTEMQLMCQERGLQLPGTSTPVGAFLDIVAKCEISRVLLLMLLEPPPQKLLPEHGQTLERYAWESFDSHSQVTFLPENVFLLLQSVVMACQEKDTESLKSLQTELWPLLTAEQNHLLHLVVQERITPSGQGI